One segment of Asterias rubens chromosome 2, eAstRub1.3, whole genome shotgun sequence DNA contains the following:
- the LOC117306965 gene encoding protein RD3-like, which produces MPLTSLFRNELKLTERNETSVVRECLLTELEFQIKECENANRQREDEQKKKQGVADYSWLASAPPKYYSVPQLQMLQLEELCSAIKSTETGRIINRYRELLVREPRVEELPLLMKAVMDQVIQERPQEETLSEWVVKRTTSLTRMRNHVRVSPLNLDDDDVNNKATKRSLSMPEFSARRTVQPRSLAEFCTHIDDLPV; this is translated from the coding sequence ATGCCACTGACGTCGCTCTTCCGCAACGAGCTGAAACTCACTGAGCGGAATGAGACGAGTGTGGTACGCGAGTGTCTCTTGACGGAACTCGAATTCCAGATCAAAGAGTGCGAGAATGCCAACCGGCAACGGGAGGACGAGCAGAAGAAGAAGCAGGGCGTGGCCGACTACAGCTGGCTGGCAAGCGCCCCGCCCAAATATTACTCCGTACCCCAGCTCCAGATGCTGCAACTCGAGGAACTATGCAGCGCGATTAAGTCGACGGAAACTGGTCGGATAATCAACAGATATCGAGAGTTGTTAGTGAGAGAACCCAGGGTCGAGGAGTTGCCGTTACTCATGAAAGCGGTTATGGATCAGGTGATACAAGAGCGCCCTCAGGAGGAAACACTTAGCGAGTGGGTTGTCAAAAGAACTACTAGTCTGACACGGATGCGTAATCACGTCCGCGTGTCTCCGTTGAATCTGGATGATGACGATGTTAATAATAAAGCCACTAAACGATCACTGAGCATGCCGGAGTTCAGCGCCCGGCGGACGGTGCAGCCGCGGAGCCTTGCGGAGTTTTGTACACACATAGACGACCTTCCAGTTTAA